The genome window TCCTCCGGGATCGGCTTGCTGCGGTCGTAGGGATCGACCGGCGAGCCGCTCGCGGACGGACCCGGGCCGCTCTCGCCGGAGGCGTCCGGGAACTCCGGCTCCAGCCACCCGTCGTCGGAGTCGCAGTAGTTGTTGTCCCGGGTGCCGAGCCACTTCGACAGTGAGATCTTCCCGTCCTCGACCACGTACTTGTCCGGGTCGCGGAATTCGTAGTCGGCCTCCCGGCGGACGATCTCCCGGGTGATCAGGGCGAACGGGTCGAGCTGGGCGAGGGCGACCGACTGGGAGTTGCTGCTTGGGCTTGCACCGTGCAGCGGCTTGAACTTGTCGGGGCCCGGTGCCAGGGCGTAGACGAATGTGTAGTCGACGTGCACGACCATGCCCTTCTCGCCGTCGCTCTCGAAGGTCATCCGACCCTGCAGGTGCACGTCGTTGGTGGCCGGGACCGCAGTGCGGGGGTTGAACCGGCTGAACAGGTTGGTCGGGTTGTGCTCCGTGGAAGGGCTGTCGAGCTCCTGCTCCGCCACCTTGCGGCTGGAGGGGTTCAGGAGGGCGAGTGCCGCGTCCGGCCGGCCACCGGCCAGCACCGCGGGGTCGATGCTCGACTCCACCAGGAACTGCTTGACCACCTGCAGCTGGGCGGCGACCTGATCGGCACTGAACACCCCGACGGCCTGTGCCGGCGGAGGTTGGATCGCGTCCGCCCCGACCGGCCAGCTCTCCGCCGGCGAGCCGATCCACGGGTGCGCCACGGTCGGCGTCTCGGGGATGTCCTGGCTGGGCGGTGCCGCCGTCGGCTGGGCCGTCTCCGGCGCCTGGGTGACCACCGGCTTCGCCGGGGCCACCGCGTCGGCGCCCTGCCCGCCGCCGAAGTTGCGCGTGTACCAGTCGTGCAGCCCGTTGACGTTCAGCCCGGCCAGCACCACGGCGACCGCCAGCACCACGAACACCGGCCCCTGCCAGTTGACCTTCCGGCTGCGCGGCTTGTTGCCCCACGGGTCGAGCCGCACGGCCTTGCGGCCGAACCGGCGGCGGCCGATCTCGGCGGTCGGCCGCGGCTGCTGGTCGCGGTGCGGCACGGGCTCGGGCGGGTTCTTCTTCCACCGCGCGGTGAGCATCCGGGTGCGGCCGGACTGTTCCTTGACGGTGGCGCCCTTGACGAACTCCTCGTCCAGCACGAGGTTCTCGAACGGGTCCGGCTCCTCGCCGGACGGGCGGGGCTCGGGATCTTCGGTTATCGGCACGCGCACAGTATGGGGGGACCTGGGGACACGCCGAGCACCGGGCGGGGGTCGAGTATCCGTCCGGTGCGCGTTCTGTGGTGATTCATCCTCAGCTGACCACCGGTCAGCCCTTCCTCGCCGCCTTCACCGAGCCGACCACCCCGGCGACCAGCAGGAGCAGCCCGGCCGGCAGCAGCGAGGCGAAGACCGCGCCGATCACCCCCCAGTCGCCCAGGAAGGTCAGCGCCAGGGTGCTCAGCACCAGCAGCGCGCCGGTGGCGGGCACCGCCGCCTGCCAGGGGTGCGCGTCGGCCCAGCGGCGCAGCCGGCGGTCACCGGTGTCCCGGCGCAGCTGCCCGCCGACGGTGCCGACCAGGAAGAAGAAGAAAAGTGCCCACTCGGCCGGTCCGGCCAGGATCGAGGTGGACCAGTGCCCGCTGATCAGGTCCACACCCAGGGTGACGCCGCCCACCACCGCACCCACGGCCGCGGCGGTGCGCCACGGGCCGGTGGAGGCGGAGGCGACGGCCAGTTGGCGGTTCTCGCGTCGTGACAGATCCTCGTGTCCCATGCCTCCACGGTGCTCCTCGGAACGCCCGCGGGCCAGCACCGCCGCCCCGGAACTTTCTCCGGGCGAGCCCCTACGGGTCGGCCCCGCCGGGCGGGCACCGGCGCGTCCGTCCGCCCGTCCGTCCGGGCGGCTGTCCGACCGCTGGACGGCTCCCGGGCCGGGGCGGCCGGCGGTGCGAGGATGATCGGCAGTACCGTCGCGGTGAGCAAGGTGAGCAAGGTGAGCAAGGAGCCAGGCCATGAGCAGCAGCGCCGTCCACCCCCAGCGGATCGCCTTCCTCGGCACCGGCAAGATCGGCGAGGCGCTGCTCTCCGGACTGCTGCGGGCCGGCAAGCGCCCGGCCGATGTGCTGGTCACCGCCCGCCGCGCGGACCGGGCCGCCGAGCTGGCCGAGCGCTACGGCGTGGCGGCGGTCTCCAACCGGGAGGCGGCCGCGCTCGCCGACACCCTGATCCTGGCCGTCAAGCCGCAGGACATGGGCGCCCTGATGGAGGAGCTGGCCCCGCACCTGACCCCGGGTCGGCTGGTCATCTCGGCCGCCGCCGGCATCCCGACCCGCTGGTTCGAGGCCCGGCTGCCGGCCGGCACCCCGGTGGTCCGGGTGATGCCCAACACGCCGGTGCTGGTGGACGAGGGGATGAGCGTGATCTCCGGCGGCTCGCACGCCACCGAGGAGCACCTGCTGCGCACCGAGGAGATCTTCCGCTCGGTGGGCAAGGCGCTGCGGCTGCCGGAGTCCCAGCAGGACGCGGCGACCGCGCTCTCCGGCTCCGGGCCGGCCTACTTCTACTACCTGGTGGAGGCGATGACCGACGCCGGCATCCTGCTCGGCCTGCCCCGCCAGGTGGCGCACGACCTGATCGTGCAGTCGGCGATCGGCGCCTCGGTGATGCTGCGGGACTCCGGCGAGCACCCGGTGAAGCTGCGCGAGGCGGTCACCTCGCCGGCCGGCACCACCATCTCGGCGATCCGGGAGCTGGAGAACCACGGGGTGCGGGCCGCGCTGCTGGGTGCGCTGGAGGCGGCCCGGGACCGCTCCCGGGAGCTGGCCTCCGGCGGCAAGTAGCGCGGGAAGTGAGCCCGGCTCAGATACCGCTGTCCAGGCCCTCCCCAAAGCGGCCGCCACCCCCTACGCTCACGCCAATGTCTTCTACCGGCCGGTAGCCGACGGTGTCGGCCGCCGCGCCCACGGTGAGGGAGGTGCCGGCGGTGAGCGAGACCCGTACCACGTCCCCGGACACGGCGGCCGGCACGACCGACCGGCTGCGCCGGGCCCGGTCCGCCCTGTTGGCCAGCTTCCTGCTGCAAGGCGTCACCTTCGCCCTGCTGGTCACCCGGATCCCCGGCATCCAGCACCAGTACGGCCTCAGCGACGGCGAGTTGACGGTCTTCCTGGCCGCCGTGCCGATCCTCGCCGGGGTCGGCTCGATCACCTCCGAGCAACTGGTCAAGCGGACCTCCGCGCGCGGCGTGCTGCGGGTGGTCCAGCCGGCCGTCTGCCTGACCCTGGTCGGGGTGGCGCTCGGGCACGCGCTGTGGAGCCTGGGCCTGGCGCTGGCCGCCTTCGGGCTGCTGGTCGGCGCGCTGGACGCCTCGATGAACATGCTCGGGGTCGGGCTCCAGCA of Kitasatospora viridis contains these proteins:
- the proC gene encoding pyrroline-5-carboxylate reductase, with the protein product MSSSAVHPQRIAFLGTGKIGEALLSGLLRAGKRPADVLVTARRADRAAELAERYGVAAVSNREAAALADTLILAVKPQDMGALMEELAPHLTPGRLVISAAAGIPTRWFEARLPAGTPVVRVMPNTPVLVDEGMSVISGGSHATEEHLLRTEEIFRSVGKALRLPESQQDAATALSGSGPAYFYYLVEAMTDAGILLGLPRQVAHDLIVQSAIGASVMLRDSGEHPVKLREAVTSPAGTTISAIRELENHGVRAALLGALEAARDRSRELASGGK